The nucleotide sequence CGCGACGAAGCGCTCCGCGCAGGAGGTCGAGCAGCTCGCGGCCGCGGCCGATCGCGGGGAGCCGGTCCGCCCGGCCGACGTCGAGCGCAACGACGCGATGCTCGCCGGAGGGCCGGGTGCGGACCTGGCGAGCCACCGTGACAGGCACCACCGACACCTGGTGGTCGGCGACGACCTGTCAGGCTAAAGTTGACAACGTGAAGGTGACGTTGACAGATGCGGTGAGCGAGCTGAGGGCTCGCTCCGACGCCCTGCTGGCGGCTCGCGTCCTGACCGCGGACGGCGATCCGGCGGGACCCATTGCGCACGCCCTCGACGTCCGGGCCGCCGCCGAGGACGTCGTGCGCGTCGTGGTGCAGGAGGCCCGGCAGGCGGGCGCGACGTGGCAGAGCATCGGCGACGTGCTCGGAGTGTCCCGGCAGGCGGCCTTCCAGCGCTACGGCAAACCGCTCGACCCCAGAACGGGAGAACCCATGAACACCGCCCCACTGCCCGGCGCCGCCGAACTGGCCGTCGCGACCATCGAGGACCTGGCCGCCGGGCGCTGGCCGCAGGTCACCGCCCGGTTCGACGCGACGATGCGCGACGGCCTGTCCGAGGACTCGCTCGCCGCCGCGTGGGCGCAGATCATCGGCCTGTCCGGCGCATTCGAGGAGCACGGGGCGCCCGAGGTCGTCCGCGCCGGGGACGTGACCGTCACCGACACCCGGCTCTGCATGGAGGCGGGCGACTACACCGCCCGGATCAGCTACCGCGACGACCGCAGCATCGCCGGTCTGTTCATCCGCCCGCAGGAGACCTCGTGAGCACCGTCCCGGCCGCCGGGCCGGTCACGCGTCCGGCCGCCGGGCGCATCGAGCGGCGCGACCTGCGGTCGATCGCCGTGTTCCTCGTGCTGGCGTTCGGGCTGGCCTGGCTCGTCGCGCTGCCGCTCTGGCTCGGTGATGGTCTCGCCGATCCCGTGTTCACCCCGACGGCGATGCTGATGATGGTGACCCCGGCGATCGCCGCCGTCGTCGTGGTGTTCCTCGTGGAGCGACCCGCACACCGGGCACGGGCACTCGGACTGTGGCCGCTGCGTCCGGTGGGAAGGCTCTTCGGCTGGATCGCGGCCGGGATCGCCGTCTGCATGGCGGTGGTCCTGGTGTCACTCCCGGTGGGCGCGCTGATCGGGGTCTATCCGGCCGACTTCACCGGCCTGTCCGGGTTCCGGCAGACGCTGGCGGACCAGGTGGGATCCGGGCAGGTACCCGGGTCGCTCGGCGTGCTCGCTGCCGTGCAGATTGCACTGATCCCGCTGGCGGCGTTCGTCGGGGTACTGCCGGCGCTCGGTGAGGAGATCGGTTGGCGGGGCTGGCTGCTGCCGAAGCTGATGCCGCTGGGGCCGGTGCCGGCGATCCTGGTCTCCGGGGTGATCTGGGGGACCTGGCACGCCCCGGTCCTGCTGCTCGGTTACAACTACCCGGACGCCCCGGGCTGGCTCGCCATCGCCGCGATGTCGGCGATGTGCGTCCTGGTCGGCGCGATCCTGGGCTGGCTGCGACTGCGGTCCGGGTCGGTGTGGCCCGCCGCCCTCGGACACTCGGCGTTCAACGCCACTGCCGGGTCGTTCCTGCTGTTCTCCCAGGCCGGTGCGACCATCGACACCACACAGGCGACGATCCTCGGCTGGAGCGGCTGGATCGTGCCCCTGGTGCTGGTCGTCGTGCTCGTCGCGACCGGCCGGTTCGCCCCCGCCCGAACCGCCTAAACAGCAGACTCGATGATCGTCGCCGTGGCCACTCCGCCGCCGCCGCACATCGTCGCGAGACCGAGCCCGCCGCCGGCATGCCGGAGAGCATGGGCGAGGTGGAGCATCTGCCGCGCTCCGGACGCCCCGAACGGGTGCCCGATGCTGATCGCACCGCCGTCGACGTTGATGCGGTCGAGATCGAAACCGAAGTGCTGCTGCCAGATCAGTACCGGAACGGCATATGCCTCATGGACCTCTGCCAGAGCGATGTCCTCGGTCCTGATTCCCGCGCGATCCAGGACCTTCTCGGTGGCGTCGACGGGCCCGTCGAAGATGATGTCGGGGTCATTGCCGACCCAGGTCGCCGACCTGATCCAGGCCAGTGGTGAGAGGCCGTCTCGCTCGCACATCTCCTCGGAGGCGAGGACGAGCGCGGCGCTTCCGTCGGACAGCTGGCTCGAGTTCGCTGCGGTGTTCACCCCATCCGGTCGATACACCGGGGAAAGCGCGCTCGCCTTGACGATGTCGGAGTCGGCGCGCACCCCCTCGTCGGACCGGAGCAGGGGTGCTCCGTCGGCCCGGACGAAGGTGGCTTCGTCGTCGAACCGGCCGGCCTTCCAGGCAGCAGCTGCTGCCTGGTGGGACCGGACCCCGTACTCGTCGCACGCTCGACGCGAGATCGCGTACCTGTCGGCGGCGCGTTCGGCGGACTCGCCCTGGTGCGGCATGTCCCATCGCTCCGTGAGGGTTGCCGGGATCGGTCGATCCAGCCCGGCCTGCGCAGTCGTGAACATGGGCACTCGCGTCAGTGACTCGACTCCGCCCACCACTACGACCGACGCGTCACCGCTCGCGATCGTCGCGGCTCCCAGGTGGGCTGCCAGGTGACTCGACGGACACTGCGCGTCCATGGTCATCGCCGGAACCTCGTGGGGGAGGCCGGCGGCGAGCCACGCGTTCCGCCCGACGTTCTGCGCCTGACCACCGGCTTGTCCGGTGGCCCCGAACAGCGCCTGATCGACTCTGCCGGCCTCGACGCCCGCGTCGGAGAGGGCAGCTCCGATCGAGACGGCGAGAAGGTCTGCGGGGTGGACGTCACGGTAGGCACGCCCCATCTTCGCGACGGGGGTTCGAGCTCCGCCGACGATGGCGACTCGGGTCATGGTCATTCCCAAACTGGTCGTGTACACGGATGCGAGGTGAAGAGCGAGCAGCGAGGTCACGCGTCGCCGGGCGACGCCCGACCAGATCCCTGACCCCGGCGTCGCC is from Pseudonocardia autotrophica and encodes:
- a CDS encoding DUF3887 domain-containing protein, with protein sequence MKVTLTDAVSELRARSDALLAARVLTADGDPAGPIAHALDVRAAAEDVVRVVVQEARQAGATWQSIGDVLGVSRQAAFQRYGKPLDPRTGEPMNTAPLPGAAELAVATIEDLAAGRWPQVTARFDATMRDGLSEDSLAAAWAQIIGLSGAFEEHGAPEVVRAGDVTVTDTRLCMEAGDYTARISYRDDRSIAGLFIRPQETS
- a CDS encoding CPBP family intramembrane glutamic endopeptidase, producing MSTVPAAGPVTRPAAGRIERRDLRSIAVFLVLAFGLAWLVALPLWLGDGLADPVFTPTAMLMMVTPAIAAVVVVFLVERPAHRARALGLWPLRPVGRLFGWIAAGIAVCMAVVLVSLPVGALIGVYPADFTGLSGFRQTLADQVGSGQVPGSLGVLAAVQIALIPLAAFVGVLPALGEEIGWRGWLLPKLMPLGPVPAILVSGVIWGTWHAPVLLLGYNYPDAPGWLAIAAMSAMCVLVGAILGWLRLRSGSVWPAALGHSAFNATAGSFLLFSQAGATIDTTQATILGWSGWIVPLVLVVVLVATGRFAPARTA
- a CDS encoding thiolase family protein — translated: MTRVAIVGGARTPVAKMGRAYRDVHPADLLAVSIGAALSDAGVEAGRVDQALFGATGQAGGQAQNVGRNAWLAAGLPHEVPAMTMDAQCPSSHLAAHLGAATIASGDASVVVVGGVESLTRVPMFTTAQAGLDRPIPATLTERWDMPHQGESAERAADRYAISRRACDEYGVRSHQAAAAAWKAGRFDDEATFVRADGAPLLRSDEGVRADSDIVKASALSPVYRPDGVNTAANSSQLSDGSAALVLASEEMCERDGLSPLAWIRSATWVGNDPDIIFDGPVDATEKVLDRAGIRTEDIALAEVHEAYAVPVLIWQQHFGFDLDRINVDGGAISIGHPFGASGARQMLHLAHALRHAGGGLGLATMCGGGGVATATIIESAV